From a single Terriglobales bacterium genomic region:
- a CDS encoding enoyl-CoA hydratase: MSDIVTERSGNILSIQLNRPAKKNAMTSSMYITMAELLNRAAKDDQIRVVLWHGAGNSFSAGNDIEDFVKNPPGPGESPQSQLIHALINFEKPLVAAVQGAAIGGGTTMLAHCDFVYAGESAKFQLPFVNLALVPEFGSSYLLPLRFGYIRAAELILLGGPFDASRAAELGLVTQVVPDQSLLETATETARTLAAKPAAAVQASKRLMKGTFREQLEQAVKFENQVFAERVRSDEAKEAFRAFYAKRKPA; encoded by the coding sequence ATGAGTGACATTGTTACAGAACGCTCTGGAAACATCCTGAGCATCCAACTGAATCGCCCTGCAAAGAAGAACGCAATGACCTCGAGCATGTACATCACGATGGCGGAATTACTCAATCGAGCGGCAAAAGACGATCAGATACGCGTCGTGCTTTGGCATGGTGCGGGAAATTCGTTTAGTGCGGGCAATGATATCGAGGACTTTGTGAAAAACCCGCCAGGACCGGGCGAAAGTCCTCAGTCGCAATTGATCCACGCGTTGATCAATTTCGAGAAGCCTCTGGTCGCCGCCGTGCAAGGCGCAGCCATTGGGGGCGGAACGACCATGCTGGCTCACTGTGACTTCGTGTACGCAGGGGAGAGCGCGAAGTTCCAACTGCCTTTCGTAAACTTGGCGCTCGTGCCGGAATTTGGAAGCAGCTATTTGCTTCCATTGCGTTTCGGATATATCCGAGCAGCCGAGTTGATCCTGCTAGGTGGACCATTTGATGCCTCGCGGGCAGCGGAGCTTGGACTAGTCACACAGGTTGTGCCTGATCAGAGCCTTCTAGAGACAGCAACTGAAACGGCGCGCACTCTGGCTGCAAAGCCCGCCGCTGCGGTGCAGGCTTCCAAGCGGCTCATGAAGGGGACATTCCGTGAACAACTGGAGCAAGCTGTTAAATTCGAGAATCAGGTGTTTGCCGAACGAGTAAGGTCCGACGAGGCGAAGGAAGCATTCAGAGCGTTTTACGCGAAGCGCAAGCCGGCGTAG
- a CDS encoding 3,4-dihydroxy-2-butanone-4-phosphate synthase produces PDGVLERRGQTEASVDLARLAGLHHAAVICEIMNRNGSMARGSDLAKFCSEYGFTMVTVAQLVRYRLETELDQPPGLHPSAAYEHGPVWEKLLDEDPMHVNSSTGDRR; encoded by the coding sequence GGCCCGATGGTGTTCTCGAAAGACGCGGCCAAACCGAAGCGTCTGTTGATCTCGCACGATTGGCAGGGCTGCATCACGCCGCAGTAATCTGCGAAATCATGAACCGCAATGGCAGCATGGCGCGCGGCTCCGATCTAGCAAAGTTCTGCTCAGAATATGGCTTCACGATGGTGACTGTAGCTCAACTCGTTCGCTACAGGCTCGAAACAGAATTAGACCAACCCCCCGGCCTGCATCCATCCGCGGCATATGAACACGGGCCGGTCTGGGAGAAATTATTGGACGAAGATCCGATGCACGTAAATTCAAGTACTGGAGACCGGAGATGA
- a CDS encoding ATP-binding protein, with protein MISAAVTSANSCIEWLAHEPPNLDGARAAAAKIDKYGNRAAEIIDRIRSFYKKSPHQRELVDVNGIIQEMLTLLKGEADRYSVAMRTDLSAELPKIMVDPVQLQQVFMNLVLNAIEAMKGSGGELRVKSQLQDGQLQFSVSDTGVGLPMEKMDQIFSAFFTTKPQGSGMGLAISRSIVESHGGQLWGSANNGDGATFHFTLPIRVTESSPLVA; from the coding sequence ATGATCTCTGCCGCCGTCACCAGTGCCAACAGCTGCATTGAGTGGCTCGCACACGAACCGCCTAATCTTGATGGGGCCCGTGCGGCAGCCGCCAAAATCGACAAGTACGGGAATCGTGCGGCGGAGATCATCGACCGTATACGTTCGTTCTACAAGAAATCTCCTCATCAACGTGAGTTGGTCGACGTGAACGGAATTATCCAGGAAATGCTCACGCTGCTAAAAGGTGAGGCCGATCGATACTCGGTTGCCATGCGCACGGACCTTTCCGCCGAACTGCCTAAAATCATGGTAGACCCTGTGCAGCTGCAGCAGGTGTTCATGAATCTCGTGCTCAACGCGATCGAAGCCATGAAGGGCTCTGGCGGAGAGCTTAGGGTGAAGTCGCAACTGCAGGACGGTCAACTCCAGTTCTCGGTTAGCGACACGGGCGTGGGATTGCCAATGGAGAAGATGGATCAGATCTTTTCTGCGTTCTTTACCACCAAGCCGCAGGGCAGTGGCATGGGGTTGGCCATCAGCCGTTCCATTGTGGAGTCGCATGGCGGGCAGTTGTGGGGAAGCGCCAACAATGGAGACGGCGCAACTTTTCATTTCACCCTACCGATCCGGGTCACGGAGTCATCGCCCTTGGTTGCCTGA